The Streptomyces aurantiacus genome includes a region encoding these proteins:
- a CDS encoding glutamate dehydrogenase — MTAPDRVPLISLTWTDHVTGRQGHLVVDRLVRGVSSGGLRMRAGCTLDEVAALARGMTMKEALHYNPEGRYVPLGGAKGGIDCDPQDPEAYGLLVRYLRAMRPYIENHWTTGEDLGLTQDLVDRAAAEAGLVSSVQAVYPLLDDEDAARRRLADAFAVEVDGIGLDELVGGCGVAESALAALDRAGVPYAGTRVAVQGFGTMGGATARFLARAGLSVVAVADVKGTIANPAGLDVDALLAARDTYGTVDRSALRPADRELPGEAWLSAEADVLVPAAVSYSVDTANQSRITARWIVEAANMPVLPEAEELLAARGVTVLPDVVVNSGTNAWWWWTLFGDIGADADEAFAYTRRSMRALIDQTLARAEADGTTPRAAAHAIVADRLPVIAERFGWYR; from the coding sequence GTGACCGCCCCGGACCGTGTTCCCCTGATCTCGCTCACCTGGACCGACCACGTCACCGGCCGTCAGGGGCACCTGGTCGTGGACCGGCTGGTGCGCGGTGTCTCCAGCGGCGGGTTGCGCATGCGGGCGGGATGCACGCTGGACGAGGTCGCGGCACTGGCCCGGGGAATGACCATGAAGGAGGCCCTGCACTACAACCCCGAGGGACGCTATGTCCCGCTGGGCGGCGCCAAGGGCGGGATCGACTGCGACCCGCAGGACCCGGAGGCCTACGGGCTGCTCGTGCGCTATCTGCGGGCCATGCGCCCCTATATCGAGAACCACTGGACCACCGGGGAGGACCTCGGCCTGACGCAGGACCTGGTCGACCGGGCCGCTGCGGAGGCGGGGCTCGTGTCGTCGGTCCAGGCCGTGTATCCGCTGCTCGACGACGAGGACGCGGCACGGCGGCGGCTGGCGGACGCGTTCGCGGTCGAGGTGGACGGCATCGGGCTGGACGAACTGGTCGGCGGCTGCGGCGTGGCCGAGTCGGCGCTCGCGGCGCTGGACCGGGCCGGGGTCCCGTACGCGGGGACGCGGGTCGCCGTGCAGGGGTTCGGCACGATGGGCGGGGCCACGGCCCGGTTCCTCGCGCGCGCGGGACTGAGCGTCGTGGCGGTCGCCGACGTGAAGGGCACGATCGCCAACCCCGCCGGGCTGGACGTGGACGCGCTGCTCGCCGCCCGTGACACCTACGGCACCGTCGACCGCTCGGCCCTGCGTCCCGCCGACCGTGAACTGCCCGGTGAGGCCTGGCTGTCCGCGGAAGCCGACGTGCTGGTACCGGCGGCGGTCTCGTACTCCGTCGACACCGCCAACCAGAGCCGGATCACGGCGCGTTGGATCGTCGAGGCGGCCAACATGCCCGTCCTGCCCGAGGCGGAGGAACTGCTCGCCGCGCGGGGTGTCACCGTTCTGCCGGACGTCGTGGTCAACTCCGGGACCAACGCCTGGTGGTGGTGGACGCTCTTCGGCGACATCGGGGCGGACGCCGACGAGGCGTTCGCGTACACACGGCGTTCGATGCGTGCCCTGATCGACCAGACCCTCGCCCGCGCGGAGGCCGACGGGACGACACCGCGGGCGGCCGCGCACGCGATCGTCGCGGACCGGCTCCCGGTGATCGCCGAGCGGTTCGGCTGGTACCGGTGA
- a CDS encoding TetR/AcrR family transcriptional regulator: MARVRLSVAARREELLRAAIQQIEARGVSAVRIADVATALGVSNALVLYHFSTKEKLVAAAFTYAAEDDLAHLRKLLGRRTTALRRLRAAVRWYAPTGQAKGWRLWIEGWAVALREPALRDVTRDLDRQWKAALAGVIAEGVAAGEFRCPDPTGTALRLTALLDGLAVQMTAYSGAVSRARTQQWVDEALARELGLERAALTAPGA; the protein is encoded by the coding sequence GTGGCAAGAGTCCGGTTGAGCGTGGCGGCGCGGCGTGAGGAGTTGCTGCGGGCCGCCATCCAGCAGATCGAGGCACGCGGTGTGTCCGCGGTGCGGATCGCCGACGTGGCGACCGCGCTCGGGGTGAGCAACGCGCTGGTGCTCTATCACTTCTCGACGAAGGAGAAGCTGGTCGCCGCCGCGTTCACGTACGCGGCCGAGGACGACCTCGCCCATCTGCGCAAGCTGCTCGGGCGCCGGACGACGGCGCTGCGGCGGCTGCGGGCCGCCGTCCGCTGGTACGCGCCGACGGGGCAGGCCAAGGGCTGGCGGCTGTGGATCGAGGGCTGGGCGGTGGCGCTGCGCGAGCCCGCCCTGCGGGACGTCACCCGTGATCTGGACCGGCAGTGGAAGGCCGCGCTCGCCGGGGTGATCGCGGAGGGTGTGGCGGCGGGCGAGTTCCGCTGCCCGGACCCGACGGGCACGGCGCTGCGTCTCACCGCCCTGCTGGACGGGCTCGCCGTCCAGATGACGGCGTACTCGGGCGCGGTGTCACGTGCCCGGACCCAGCAGTGGGTGGACGAGGCACTGGCCCGCGAACTGGGCCTGGAGCGCGCGGCGTTGACGGCACCGGGCGCCTGA
- a CDS encoding SGNH/GDSL hydrolase family protein, with protein sequence MIGSYVAVGDSFTEGVGDPGPDGSFVGWADRFAVLLADRRPEGEFDYTNLAVRGKLLDQIVEHQLRRAKELAPDMVSFCAGGNDIIRPGTDPDEVAERFERAVADLTSAVGTVLVTTGFDTRDVPVLRHMRGKIATYNLHIRAIADRYGCPVLDLWSLKTIQDRRAWDGDRLHLSPEGHTRVALRAGQVLGLEVPADPDQPWPTLPPRGTLEMRRDNVQWAREYLVPWIGRRLRGESSGDHVVAKGNLSPGDIKLWIEAVA encoded by the coding sequence GTGATCGGGTCGTACGTGGCGGTGGGGGACAGCTTCACCGAGGGCGTCGGCGACCCTGGCCCGGACGGCTCCTTCGTGGGCTGGGCCGACCGGTTCGCGGTACTGCTCGCGGACCGGCGGCCCGAGGGCGAGTTCGACTACACCAACCTCGCGGTCCGCGGGAAACTGCTCGACCAGATCGTCGAGCACCAGCTGCGGCGGGCCAAGGAGCTCGCGCCGGACATGGTCTCCTTCTGCGCGGGAGGCAACGACATCATCCGGCCCGGCACCGACCCCGACGAGGTCGCGGAGCGCTTCGAACGCGCCGTCGCGGACCTCACGTCGGCCGTCGGCACGGTCCTCGTGACGACCGGCTTCGACACCCGTGACGTACCCGTACTCAGGCACATGCGCGGCAAGATCGCCACGTACAACCTCCATATCCGGGCCATCGCCGACCGGTACGGCTGTCCCGTGCTCGACCTGTGGTCCCTCAAGACCATCCAGGACCGGCGGGCCTGGGACGGCGACCGGCTCCACCTGTCTCCCGAGGGGCACACCCGCGTCGCCCTGCGCGCCGGCCAGGTCCTCGGCCTGGAGGTGCCCGCGGATCCGGACCAGCCGTGGCCGACGCTGCCGCCGCGCGGCACGCTGGAGATGCGGCGGGACAACGTCCAGTGGGCACGCGAGTACCTCGTGCCGTGGATCGGCCGCCGGCTGCGCGGGGAGTCCTCCGGCGACCACGTGGTGGCGAAGGGAAATCTGTCGCCGGGCGACATCAAGTTGTGGATCGAAGCGGTCGCCTGA
- a CDS encoding DUF6250 domain-containing protein: MTTTRRALGALAAGAGLAALVPGRQASASSRHRPGRLIARDDFRHGLSQWATELQDGGTVTAARGVLDIDVPSGATVWFRRALRGPYVIGYTATAISAGGANDRVSDLNNFWNATDARSPDDLFATPRGGALAEYDHLRTYYAGYGANGNTTTRLRRYVGEAGVRPLILDYTEPLLTANRPNRVRIVSDGSTVQWWNNGRLVFDHDDPEPYTRGHFAFRTVWSHFAITDFRVGELRQRP; this comes from the coding sequence ATGACGACCACCCGCAGAGCGCTCGGAGCCCTGGCCGCGGGCGCCGGGCTCGCGGCGCTCGTCCCGGGACGGCAGGCGAGTGCGTCGTCCCGCCACCGCCCGGGCCGGCTCATCGCCCGCGACGACTTCCGGCACGGTCTCTCCCAGTGGGCGACCGAGCTCCAGGACGGCGGCACCGTCACCGCCGCGCGGGGCGTCCTGGACATCGACGTGCCGAGCGGCGCGACGGTCTGGTTCAGGCGCGCTCTGCGAGGGCCGTACGTCATCGGGTACACCGCCACGGCGATCTCCGCGGGCGGGGCCAACGACCGGGTCTCGGACCTCAACAACTTCTGGAACGCCACCGACGCGCGCTCACCCGACGACCTCTTCGCCACGCCCCGGGGCGGCGCGCTCGCCGAGTACGACCACCTCAGGACGTACTACGCCGGATACGGCGCGAACGGCAACACCACGACCAGGTTGCGTCGCTACGTCGGCGAGGCGGGCGTACGGCCGCTGATCCTCGACTACACGGAACCCCTGCTCACGGCGAACCGGCCCAACAGGGTCCGGATCGTCTCGGACGGCTCGACGGTCCAGTGGTGGAACAACGGGCGACTCGTCTTCGACCACGACGACCCGGAGCCGTACACGCGAGGGCACTTCGCGTTCCGGACCGTGTGGAGCCACTTCGCGATCACGGACTTCCGGGTCGGCGAGCTGCGGCAACGCCCTTGA
- a CDS encoding M23 family metallopeptidase — MPAKGKHRRPKSQRLSRSIAAAGTGGAALAIPLFGAAGAHAATPQSAAESVASASDVAGKAADSAPAADRKAEAKKVATKTYAVRAGDSLSKIADTQDVGGGWKKLYEDNRKAIGADPALIHPGLKLTLGGKAAAATPSADAPASKTTQSAAKKPAAPKAANASGFAMPVAGATVGTPYKMSGSMWSSGYHTGVDFVVPTGTSLKAVGAGTVVSAGWGGAYGNQVVLRLDDGRYAQYAHLSSLSVSAGQAVTGGQQVGLSGATGNVTGPHLHFEIRTTPDYGSDVDPLAYLRAKGVSV; from the coding sequence ATGCCCGCGAAGGGTAAGCACCGCCGTCCCAAGTCCCAGCGTCTCTCCCGCTCCATCGCCGCAGCCGGCACCGGGGGCGCCGCACTGGCCATCCCGCTGTTCGGAGCCGCCGGAGCGCACGCCGCTACCCCGCAGTCCGCCGCCGAGTCCGTCGCGAGCGCCTCGGACGTCGCGGGCAAGGCCGCGGATTCCGCGCCGGCCGCCGACCGGAAGGCCGAGGCCAAGAAGGTCGCGACCAAGACGTACGCCGTGCGTGCGGGCGACTCCCTCTCGAAGATCGCCGACACGCAGGACGTCGGCGGCGGCTGGAAGAAGCTGTACGAGGACAACCGCAAGGCGATAGGCGCCGACCCGGCGCTCATCCACCCGGGTCTGAAGCTCACGCTCGGCGGAAAGGCCGCGGCCGCCACCCCGAGCGCGGACGCACCCGCCTCCAAGACCACCCAGTCCGCCGCCAAGAAGCCGGCGGCGCCCAAGGCGGCGAACGCCTCCGGCTTCGCGATGCCGGTCGCGGGCGCGACGGTCGGTACCCCGTACAAGATGTCGGGCAGCATGTGGTCCAGCGGCTACCACACCGGTGTCGACTTCGTGGTTCCCACCGGCACCTCGCTCAAGGCCGTCGGCGCGGGCACGGTCGTCTCCGCCGGATGGGGCGGCGCGTACGGCAACCAGGTCGTCCTCAGGCTCGACGACGGCCGCTACGCCCAGTACGCCCACCTGTCCTCCCTCTCCGTCTCGGCCGGGCAGGCCGTGACCGGGGGCCAGCAGGTCGGCCTCTCCGGCGCGACGGGCAACGTGACCGGCCCGCACCTGCACTTCGAGATCCGCACCACCCCGGACTACGGCTCGGACGTGGACCCGCTGGCGTACCTGCGCGCCAAGGGCGTCTCCGTCTGA
- a CDS encoding alpha-galactosidase: MVEIGADGRTWLLSGPTSSYGLRLGDEDELLHLHWGPRIGLADAEALAAGPGPEYWPFEATLDGHEEYPVEGGPRFVRPALSVRTQDRRGTEWRFEGHETGGAEGDELRLRFSDSGLGITLHYRMRAGTDVVERWVTLANEGPALEVLRADSATWTLPQRDGWRLSQLHGRWAAESRLVRSELTYGEKTIGSRRGHTGHQHLPWVALDADGSATEELGEVYGCALAWSGTWRIAVAQLPDARVQITGGAGYDDSGLLRLEPGESFVTPVFAGLWSDGGFGGASRAWHAYQRAHVIPDADQDRPVLYNSWEATEFDISEEQQGALARRAAAMGVELFVVDDGWFGTRTSDRAGLGDWTPNPDRFPAGLKPLADDVHALGMRFGIWVEPEMVNPDSELYRAHPDWVQFHPGRKRTELRNQLVLNLAREDVQEYLWEQLHTLLSSAPIDYVKWDFNRCFTDAGWPGEAYPQRLWVDHVHALYGLLDRLRAAHPGVAFESCSGGGGRIDLGIMARTDQVWTSDNTDPLDRLAIQHGFSQVHPARAMAAWVTDSPNAQLNGRVSSLRFRFVSAMAGVLGVGGDLTRWSDEELAEARGWVELYKEIRPVVQGGDLHRLRTPQGGMSAVQYVRDGETVVLAWLQAQHYGEPVPPVRLRGLDPATSYECLETGEVHRGAVLLHHGLRTGLRGDLDAAVIRLRRM, from the coding sequence ATGGTAGAGATCGGCGCAGACGGCCGTACGTGGCTTCTTTCGGGACCCACGAGCAGCTACGGCCTGCGGCTCGGTGACGAGGACGAGCTGCTTCATCTGCACTGGGGCCCGAGGATCGGGCTCGCCGACGCGGAGGCGCTCGCCGCGGGCCCCGGACCGGAGTACTGGCCCTTCGAGGCCACCCTCGACGGCCATGAGGAGTACCCGGTCGAGGGCGGCCCCCGTTTCGTCCGGCCCGCGCTCTCCGTGCGTACGCAGGACAGGCGCGGCACCGAGTGGCGGTTCGAGGGGCACGAGACCGGCGGGGCCGAGGGCGACGAGCTGCGGCTGCGGTTCTCCGACTCCGGACTCGGCATCACGCTGCACTACCGGATGCGGGCCGGGACCGACGTCGTCGAGCGGTGGGTGACCCTCGCCAACGAGGGACCCGCCCTGGAGGTGCTGCGCGCCGACTCCGCCACCTGGACGCTGCCGCAGCGCGACGGATGGCGGCTGTCCCAGCTGCACGGACGGTGGGCGGCCGAGTCCCGTCTGGTGCGCTCCGAGCTCACCTACGGCGAGAAGACCATCGGCAGCCGGCGGGGGCACACGGGGCATCAGCACCTGCCGTGGGTCGCGCTGGACGCGGACGGCTCGGCGACCGAGGAGCTGGGCGAGGTCTACGGATGCGCGCTCGCCTGGTCGGGGACGTGGCGGATCGCGGTGGCCCAGCTGCCGGACGCACGCGTGCAGATCACCGGCGGGGCCGGATACGACGACTCCGGACTGCTGCGGCTGGAGCCGGGGGAGAGCTTCGTCACGCCCGTCTTCGCGGGACTGTGGAGCGACGGCGGCTTCGGCGGGGCGAGCCGCGCGTGGCACGCCTACCAGCGGGCCCATGTGATCCCGGACGCGGACCAGGACCGGCCGGTGCTCTACAACTCCTGGGAGGCCACCGAGTTCGACATCTCCGAGGAGCAGCAGGGGGCCCTCGCGCGGCGGGCCGCCGCGATGGGGGTCGAACTGTTCGTGGTCGACGACGGCTGGTTCGGGACGCGCACCAGTGACCGGGCCGGGCTCGGCGACTGGACGCCCAACCCGGACCGCTTCCCGGCCGGCCTCAAGCCCCTCGCCGACGACGTGCACGCGCTCGGGATGCGGTTCGGGATCTGGGTCGAGCCCGAGATGGTCAACCCGGACAGTGAGCTGTACCGCGCGCACCCGGACTGGGTGCAGTTCCATCCGGGACGAAAGAGGACGGAACTGCGCAATCAGCTCGTCCTGAACCTCGCCCGCGAGGACGTCCAGGAGTACCTGTGGGAGCAGCTCCACACGCTGCTCTCCAGCGCCCCGATCGACTACGTGAAGTGGGACTTCAACCGCTGCTTCACCGATGCCGGATGGCCCGGCGAGGCGTACCCGCAGCGCCTCTGGGTGGATCATGTGCACGCCCTCTACGGCCTGTTGGACCGGTTGCGGGCGGCCCATCCGGGGGTGGCCTTCGAGTCCTGCTCGGGCGGCGGCGGCCGGATCGACCTCGGGATCATGGCGCGTACGGACCAGGTGTGGACCTCGGACAACACGGACCCCCTCGACCGGCTCGCCATCCAGCACGGCTTCAGTCAGGTGCACCCCGCCCGGGCCATGGCCGCCTGGGTCACCGACAGCCCGAACGCGCAGCTCAACGGTCGTGTCAGCTCGCTGCGCTTCCGGTTCGTGAGCGCGATGGCCGGGGTGCTCGGAGTCGGTGGCGACCTCACGCGGTGGAGCGACGAGGAGCTGGCCGAGGCGCGGGGCTGGGTGGAGCTCTACAAGGAGATCCGGCCCGTCGTGCAGGGCGGTGACCTTCACCGGCTGCGGACGCCGCAGGGCGGTATGAGCGCGGTCCAGTACGTCCGTGACGGCGAAACCGTCGTCCTCGCCTGGCTCCAGGCGCAGCACTACGGCGAGCCGGTCCCGCCGGTGCGCCTGCGGGGCCTCGACCCGGCGACTTCGTACGAATGCCTCGAAACGGGCGAAGTCCACCGAGGTGCGGTGCTGTTGCATCACGGGTTGCGGACGGGGCTGCGTGGCGACCTTGATGCGGCAGTTATCCGACTGCGTCGCATGTGA
- a CDS encoding tyrosine-protein phosphatase — protein sequence MTQQVPSTEPELAGVRNFRDVGGLPTVDGRRVAYGRLFRSGHLAHATASDAAFLASLSLHTIFDFRNAADQKLEGPDVELPGVRNVNLPLTDPADGAEFWTMVRDGDLDQLRQLLSDGRAADRMIGSYRTIVKERTSELRQVLHSLAEDSVPALMHCAAGKDRAGLSVAMTLLAVGVEREAIVTDYLESNAAHRRYRVSRSGSSDSAYTPEVMELLSPLFDARAEYLAAAFETIEETWGSTDAYLEQALGVTPEIRERLRNRFLD from the coding sequence GTGACGCAGCAGGTCCCGTCGACCGAGCCCGAGCTGGCTGGAGTGCGCAACTTCCGCGACGTGGGCGGCCTGCCGACGGTGGACGGCCGGCGGGTGGCGTACGGGCGGCTGTTCCGCAGCGGTCACCTCGCGCACGCCACGGCGTCGGACGCCGCGTTCCTCGCCTCCCTGAGCCTGCACACGATCTTCGACTTCCGCAATGCGGCGGACCAGAAGCTGGAGGGGCCCGACGTCGAGCTGCCCGGGGTGCGCAATGTGAATCTGCCACTGACGGACCCCGCCGACGGCGCCGAGTTCTGGACGATGGTCCGTGACGGGGATCTGGACCAGCTGCGGCAGCTGCTCTCCGACGGCCGGGCGGCGGACCGCATGATCGGCTCCTACCGCACGATCGTCAAGGAGCGCACGAGCGAGCTCCGTCAGGTGCTGCACTCACTGGCCGAGGACAGCGTCCCGGCCCTGATGCACTGCGCGGCGGGCAAGGACCGGGCCGGCCTGTCCGTCGCCATGACGCTCCTCGCCGTGGGCGTCGAGCGCGAGGCCATCGTGACGGACTACCTGGAGTCGAACGCGGCGCACCGCCGTTACCGCGTCAGCCGCAGCGGCTCCTCCGACTCGGCGTACACCCCCGAGGTGATGGAGCTGCTCAGCCCTCTCTTCGACGCACGTGCCGAGTATCTGGCCGCGGCCTTCGAGACGATCGAGGAGACCTGGGGCAGCACCGACGCGTACCTGGAGCAGGCGCTCGGCGTGACGCCCGAGATCCGGGAGCGGCTGCGGAACCGGTTCCTCGACTGA
- a CDS encoding DUF6126 family protein, which translates to MKDIEEKFPRALWVRLIIYVAVGHVFAAFIYLLFSLGAQGQ; encoded by the coding sequence ATGAAGGACATCGAGGAGAAGTTCCCGCGCGCGCTGTGGGTGCGGCTCATCATCTACGTGGCCGTCGGGCATGTCTTCGCCGCCTTCATCTACCTGCTGTTCTCCCTCGGAGCCCAGGGGCAGTAG
- a CDS encoding helix-turn-helix domain-containing protein, producing the protein MNPDKGTSPSEPAAAGEKLPAVAPQLRALRRRATLTLESAARAAGLSPAHLSRLETGQRQPSLPMLLALARIYGTTVSDLLGETVTERDAVVRAADMEPTRAGGWTYWPAGAAGRGMQSLRVHVPHGSQGDIVRVHPGEEWLYVLQGRLRLRLADTTHVLEPGDSAHFDSLTPHRIAAADRDGADLLFVHTLLQSPTAALCLGPTTNRGES; encoded by the coding sequence ATGAACCCTGACAAGGGTACGAGCCCTTCCGAGCCGGCGGCAGCCGGGGAGAAGCTGCCGGCCGTCGCCCCCCAGCTGCGTGCGCTGCGCCGTCGCGCGACGCTCACCCTGGAGTCCGCGGCCCGGGCCGCCGGGCTCTCGCCCGCCCACCTCTCCCGGCTGGAGACCGGGCAGCGCCAGCCCTCGCTGCCGATGCTGCTCGCGCTGGCCCGCATCTACGGCACCACCGTCTCGGACCTGCTCGGGGAGACGGTCACCGAGCGGGACGCCGTCGTGCGCGCCGCCGACATGGAGCCCACCCGGGCCGGCGGCTGGACGTACTGGCCGGCCGGCGCCGCCGGACGCGGCATGCAGTCCCTGCGCGTGCACGTCCCCCACGGGTCGCAGGGCGACATCGTGCGCGTCCACCCCGGTGAGGAGTGGCTGTACGTCCTCCAGGGGCGGCTGCGGCTGCGGCTCGCGGACACCACCCACGTCCTCGAACCCGGCGACAGCGCTCACTTCGACTCGCTGACCCCCCACCGGATCGCCGCCGCGGACCGGGACGGCGCCGACCTGCTCTTCGTACACACCCTGCTGCAGAGCCCGACGGCCGCCCTGTGCCTCGGACCGACGACGAACCGAGGAGAGTCCTGA